The following are encoded together in the Roseobacter denitrificans OCh 114 genome:
- a CDS encoding TFIIB-type zinc finger domain-containing protein produces the protein MSTEAQIQQAEHHFPCDTCGADLRFDPAQGQMICAHCGHMESLDQGPWAAAKIRELDFNTALKGDLPAPEMEETRVSSCPNCAAEVAFDPNVHAKECPFCATPVVTDTGTHRHIKPRAVLPFALDERTAHDAMNDWLGSLWFAPNGLQDYARKGRKMDGIYVPYWTYDADTTSRYSGERGTVYYQTRQVMRDGKPTTVRVAKVRWRAARGQVARFFDDVLVLASKSLPKRFTDGLAPWDLAALEPYTPEYLAGFRAEGYAVTLEQGFVEARAIMDATIRRDIKFDIGGDRQRIHRVDTQIRDVTFKHILLPVWLAAYKYRGETYRFVVNGRTGKVQGERPYSAIKIALAAIVGLSMAAAVGYFYAMNQ, from the coding sequence ATGAGCACAGAGGCGCAAATCCAGCAGGCAGAGCATCATTTTCCCTGCGACACCTGCGGCGCAGACCTGCGGTTTGACCCGGCACAGGGGCAGATGATCTGTGCGCATTGCGGACATATGGAAAGCCTCGATCAGGGGCCATGGGCGGCGGCGAAAATCCGCGAGCTTGATTTCAACACGGCCCTGAAGGGCGATCTGCCGGCCCCCGAGATGGAAGAGACGCGCGTCTCCTCCTGCCCCAATTGCGCCGCCGAAGTCGCCTTTGACCCCAATGTCCACGCCAAGGAATGCCCGTTCTGTGCAACGCCCGTTGTTACCGACACCGGCACCCACCGCCACATCAAACCCCGGGCGGTGTTGCCTTTCGCACTGGACGAGCGCACCGCCCATGACGCGATGAACGACTGGCTGGGCTCGCTTTGGTTCGCGCCAAACGGGCTGCAGGATTACGCGCGCAAGGGGCGCAAGATGGATGGCATCTATGTGCCCTACTGGACCTATGATGCGGACACCACGTCGCGCTATAGCGGCGAGCGGGGCACGGTCTACTATCAGACCCGTCAGGTGATGCGCGACGGCAAACCAACAACCGTGCGGGTGGCCAAGGTGCGATGGCGCGCCGCGCGCGGGCAGGTTGCGCGGTTCTTTGATGATGTTCTGGTGCTGGCATCAAAAAGCCTTCCCAAAAGGTTCACCGATGGTCTGGCCCCCTGGGATCTTGCCGCGCTTGAACCCTATACGCCCGAATACCTCGCAGGCTTCCGCGCCGAAGGATACGCCGTCACGCTGGAGCAAGGCTTTGTGGAGGCGCGCGCGATCATGGACGCCACGATCCGCCGTGACATCAAATTCGATATCGGCGGTGATCGGCAACGCATTCACCGCGTCGATACGCAAATTCGCGATGTCACGTTCAAACATATCCTCCTGCCGGTCTGGCTTGCCGCCTACAAATACCGCGGCGAGACCTATCGCTTTGTGGTGAACGGGCGCACAGGCAAAGTGCAGGGCGAGCGGCCCTATTCAGCGATCAAGATTGCACTGGCCGCAATCGTCGGTTTATCTATGGCCGCTGCCGTGGGATATTTTTACGCGATGAACCAATGA
- a CDS encoding toxic anion resistance protein yields MSEEIRVKAEQTLAMVEEVTAASLPEPTEANAIVPLAEADAPVSAEITKRMAEIDMSDTNSIVSFGSRAQVELQEISQAMLGGVRNKDLGPAGDSLRDIVTTIRGFSTAELDMRRDRSWFEKLLGRAAPIAKFTAKYEEVQGQIDRITDELLKHEHTLLKDIKSLDMLYEKTLNFYDELALYIAAGEEKLTELDETVIPAKAAEVDAAAENDQVMVAQELRDLRAARDDLERRVHDLKLTRQVTMQSLPSIRLVQENDKSLVTKINSTLVNTVPLWETQLAQAVTIQRSAEAAQAVRQANDLTNELLTANAKNLRESNKVIRQEMERGVFDIEAVKQANADLIGTIEESLQIADEGKAKRAAAEAELQEMETTLRDTLASAKARGDGTGDTAATAVPR; encoded by the coding sequence ATGTCCGAAGAAATACGCGTCAAAGCCGAACAAACCCTCGCCATGGTCGAGGAAGTGACCGCAGCGAGTTTGCCGGAACCAACCGAAGCGAACGCCATCGTCCCGTTGGCCGAAGCCGATGCTCCCGTCAGCGCAGAAATCACCAAGCGCATGGCAGAGATCGACATGTCGGATACAAATTCGATCGTGTCTTTCGGCAGCCGCGCGCAGGTGGAATTGCAGGAAATCTCGCAAGCCATGCTGGGCGGTGTGCGCAACAAGGATTTGGGACCTGCGGGCGACAGTCTGCGCGATATCGTGACCACCATTCGCGGGTTTTCCACTGCAGAACTGGACATGCGCCGGGACCGAAGCTGGTTTGAGAAACTGCTCGGGCGCGCCGCCCCCATCGCGAAATTCACCGCCAAATACGAAGAGGTGCAGGGGCAGATCGACCGGATCACGGATGAGTTGCTCAAGCACGAACACACGCTGCTGAAAGACATCAAATCGCTTGATATGCTCTATGAAAAGACGCTGAATTTCTATGACGAACTCGCGCTTTACATCGCGGCGGGCGAAGAGAAACTGACCGAACTGGACGAAACGGTGATCCCCGCCAAGGCCGCGGAGGTCGATGCGGCAGCAGAGAACGATCAGGTCATGGTTGCACAGGAATTGCGCGATCTGCGCGCCGCGCGCGACGACCTGGAACGGCGTGTGCACGACCTGAAGCTGACACGTCAGGTCACGATGCAGTCGCTGCCCTCCATCCGGCTGGTGCAGGAAAACGACAAATCCCTCGTGACCAAGATCAATTCAACGCTGGTCAACACCGTGCCCCTTTGGGAAACACAACTGGCGCAGGCCGTCACCATCCAACGTTCCGCCGAGGCCGCGCAAGCGGTGCGTCAGGCTAATGATCTGACGAACGAATTGCTGACCGCCAATGCCAAGAACCTGCGCGAGAGCAACAAGGTGATCCGCCAGGAAATGGAGCGGGGCGTCTTTGACATCGAGGCGGTGAAACAGGCCAATGCCGACCTGATCGGCACCATCGAAGAAAGCCTGCAAATCGCGGATGAAGGCAAGGCCAAACGCGCCGCCGCCGAAGCAGAACTGCAAGAAATGGAAACCACGCTGCGCGACACGCTGGCCTCCGCCAAGGCGCGCGGCGATGGCACGGGCGATACCGCCGCGACTGCCGTTCCCCGCTAA
- a CDS encoding SPFH domain-containing protein: MGIFDFLSGEFIDVIHWTDNTRDTMVWRFEREGHEIKYGAKLTVREGQAAVFVHEGQLADVFTPGLYMLETNNMPVMTTLQHWNHGFRSPFKSEVYFVNTTRFSDLKWGTKNPVICRDPEFGPVRLRAFGTYTIKVSDPAKFLVEIVGTDGEFTMDEISFQIRNIIVQEFSRTLARAGIPVMDMAANTRELGQLVGKEISGQLTEYGLTMPELYIENISLPPSVEQVMDKRSSMGVIGNLNEYMQFQAAEALGRDGGGAAALQTGLGAGLGMQIGQAAAQQAGPWGARAEAAPAAAARHMAPPALPPVEHVWHIAEQGQTKGPFSKAKMGRMVSEGALTRQTLVWTPGQDGWMAAEDVTELAQLFTVLPPPPPLPNAG; this comes from the coding sequence ATGGGTATATTTGATTTTCTCTCCGGCGAATTCATCGACGTCATCCATTGGACGGACAACACCCGTGACACCATGGTGTGGCGTTTCGAACGGGAAGGGCATGAGATCAAATATGGTGCGAAACTGACCGTGCGCGAGGGTCAGGCGGCCGTGTTTGTGCATGAGGGGCAACTGGCGGATGTCTTTACGCCGGGGCTTTATATGCTTGAAACCAACAACATGCCGGTGATGACGACGCTGCAACACTGGAACCACGGCTTTCGCAGCCCGTTCAAATCCGAGGTGTATTTTGTCAACACGACCCGGTTCAGCGATCTCAAATGGGGCACCAAGAACCCCGTGATCTGCCGCGATCCGGAATTCGGCCCGGTCCGGCTGCGCGCCTTTGGCACCTATACGATCAAGGTGAGTGACCCGGCCAAATTCCTTGTCGAAATCGTTGGGACCGATGGCGAATTCACCATGGATGAGATCAGCTTTCAGATCCGCAACATCATCGTGCAGGAATTTTCGCGCACGCTCGCGCGCGCAGGCATCCCGGTCATGGACATGGCCGCCAACACGCGTGAACTGGGTCAGCTGGTGGGCAAGGAAATCAGCGGCCAGTTGACCGAATACGGGCTGACCATGCCGGAGCTTTACATCGAAAACATCTCGCTGCCGCCGTCGGTGGAACAGGTCATGGACAAGCGCTCGTCGATGGGTGTGATCGGGAACCTCAACGAATACATGCAGTTTCAGGCCGCTGAAGCCTTGGGCCGCGATGGCGGCGGGGCGGCTGCCCTGCAGACCGGTCTGGGTGCCGGTCTGGGCATGCAGATCGGGCAGGCCGCCGCGCAACAGGCAGGCCCCTGGGGCGCGCGGGCCGAGGCGGCACCGGCTGCTGCGGCGCGGCACATGGCCCCTCCCGCCCTGCCCCCGGTCGAACATGTCTGGCACATCGCAGAGCAGGGTCAGACCAAGGGCCCCTTTTCAAAGGCCAAGATGGGCCGCATGGTGAGCGAAGGGGCGCTGACGCGTCAGACCCTCGTCTGGACGCCCGGTCAGGACGGCTGGATGGCCGCCGAGGACGTCACGGAACTCGCACAGCTTTTCACCGTCCTGCCGCCTCCCCCGCCCCTGCCGAACGCGGGATAA
- a CDS encoding 5-bromo-4-chloroindolyl phosphate hydrolysis family protein, with translation MAKRFGGKYSPKGAPQARSQAEATFTAATVDPVGARANLMFLPAVVLLFSALFQGALALVLGLAGAGALSLGAWLLRGGLQAEAAYHDRKVARRPALPRKILAGLLAGAGIGLGALSHDNGLVAAVLYGVAVTGLHLAAFGIDPLSDKGMEGIDIFQQDRVARVVDEADAHLKAMTDVLLRIGDRQINERMAAFQSAARKLIRTVEEDPRDLTAARKYLGVYLLGARDATAKFVDFYAQNQRAQTRDDYLSLLDDLQRNFAARHEKLLLDDHSDLTVEIDVLRDRLDREGVRLD, from the coding sequence ATGGCAAAACGCTTTGGCGGGAAATACAGCCCCAAAGGCGCGCCGCAAGCACGCTCACAGGCCGAGGCGACATTTACCGCCGCGACCGTGGACCCTGTTGGTGCGCGGGCGAACTTGATGTTCCTGCCTGCTGTGGTCCTGCTTTTCTCCGCCCTGTTTCAGGGTGCATTGGCGCTTGTTCTGGGCCTTGCGGGTGCTGGTGCACTGTCTCTGGGGGCTTGGCTGCTGCGCGGTGGCTTACAGGCCGAGGCCGCCTATCACGATCGCAAGGTCGCACGCCGCCCCGCCCTGCCGCGCAAGATCCTGGCGGGCCTGCTGGCGGGCGCGGGCATTGGCCTTGGCGCGCTGAGCCATGACAACGGCCTTGTCGCTGCCGTTCTTTACGGCGTGGCCGTGACGGGACTGCATCTTGCGGCCTTTGGCATCGACCCGCTGTCCGACAAGGGTATGGAAGGCATCGACATCTTTCAGCAGGACCGCGTTGCACGTGTCGTTGACGAGGCGGATGCGCATCTCAAGGCCATGACGGATGTGCTGCTGCGCATCGGGGACCGTCAGATCAACGAGCGTATGGCCGCTTTTCAATCCGCCGCGCGCAAACTGATCCGCACTGTTGAGGAAGATCCACGTGACCTGACGGCCGCGCGCAAATACCTTGGCGTCTATTTGCTCGGCGCGCGCGATGCGACGGCGAAATTTGTGGATTTTTACGCACAGAACCAACGCGCGCAGACACGTGATGACTATCTGTCACTGCTGGATGACCTGCAGCGCAACTTTGCTGCACGCCATGAGAAACTACTGCTCGATGATCATAGTGATTTGACCGTCGAAATCGACGTCCTGCGGGATCGTCTGGACCGCGAAGGGGTGCGTCTTGACTGA
- the dtd gene encoding D-aminoacyl-tRNA deacylase — MRALLQRVSSASVAVDGNTIGAIDHGLLIFICAMPGDTKDTSARLAAKISRLRVFKDDAGKMNLNLAQTGGAALVVSQFTLAADTSRGNRPGFSGAGKPAEAQALYEQFAQDLRALDIPVQTGQFGADMQVSLCNDGPVTLWLDTADG; from the coding sequence ATGAGGGCGCTGCTGCAACGCGTGAGTTCAGCATCGGTCGCGGTCGATGGGAATACGATCGGCGCGATTGACCATGGGCTGCTGATCTTCATCTGTGCCATGCCCGGTGACACGAAGGACACAAGCGCGCGACTGGCCGCCAAGATATCACGGTTGCGCGTGTTCAAGGATGACGCCGGGAAAATGAATCTGAACCTTGCACAAACCGGCGGTGCCGCCCTCGTGGTCAGCCAGTTCACGCTGGCCGCCGACACCTCGCGTGGCAATCGCCCCGGTTTTTCCGGTGCCGGCAAACCCGCAGAGGCGCAAGCGCTGTACGAGCAATTCGCGCAGGATCTGCGCGCGCTGGACATTCCCGTGCAGACCGGCCAGTTCGGCGCAGACATGCAGGTATCGCTTTGCAACGATGGGCCTGTTACGCTCTGGCTTGATACAGCCGATGGCTGA
- a CDS encoding CocE/NonD family hydrolase yields MADDTSLRDIEEDADFGITLSDGCRLSARLWKPKDAGSDPVPVILEYLPYRKRDGTCARDALTHPWFAARGYACLRVDIRGNGDSEGLMQDEYTPQELADAVEVINQIAAKDWCNGRVGMMGISWGGFNSLQVAALDPAPLKAVITLCSTVDRYADDIHYKGGCLLNENLGWGSTMWAYSSRAPDPALRPDWRAMWLERLENEPFLPAVWLRHQRRDTYWQHGSVCEDYSAIKAKVLAIGGWGDAYKNAVPQLVEGLPGAKGIVGPWVHKYPHFAVPEPRIGFLQEALRWWDHWLKDIDTGVTQDPDYRAYIMDGARPQRWYTERPGRWVAEEYGATTHIPHRSLHLTNNGLSDGAGALRAEVSSPQDCGAESGEYCAIWLGPEMPGDQRRDDTHSTTFDSAPAEDDTDIFGAPRITLRLSSDQPQTQIAVRLNHVHPDGATTRITYGVMNLSHRDGHANPSHLTPGEPVRVVFHLDHIAYRLPKGHKLRVSVSTNYWPLIWPAPQAARITLHSGTMNLPVRRTARRDECQFGPPTAAEPWQVETLREANSLRRRETDMTTGIVSLVIEDDFGKLRDIEHGLIAGSVARERWDIHPDDPLSASGTCHWTEEIERDNIRLRTETHSKMWCDADTFFLSARIEAYENDECIYARDVSDQIPRDHI; encoded by the coding sequence ATGGCTGACGACACCTCCTTACGCGACATCGAAGAAGACGCAGATTTCGGCATCACGCTTTCAGACGGATGCAGGCTCTCTGCGCGATTGTGGAAACCCAAGGATGCAGGGTCAGATCCTGTGCCGGTGATCCTCGAATATCTGCCCTATCGCAAGCGCGACGGCACCTGCGCGCGCGACGCGCTGACACACCCGTGGTTCGCGGCGCGCGGCTACGCCTGCCTGCGTGTGGACATACGTGGCAACGGCGACAGCGAAGGGCTGATGCAGGACGAATACACCCCGCAGGAACTGGCCGATGCGGTCGAAGTCATCAACCAGATCGCCGCCAAGGACTGGTGCAACGGGCGCGTCGGGATGATGGGGATCAGCTGGGGCGGGTTCAACAGCCTGCAGGTTGCGGCCCTTGACCCTGCCCCGCTCAAAGCGGTCATCACACTGTGTTCGACCGTGGACCGCTATGCGGATGACATCCATTACAAGGGCGGCTGCCTGCTGAATGAAAACCTCGGCTGGGGGTCGACCATGTGGGCCTATTCCAGCCGCGCGCCCGACCCTGCCCTGCGCCCGGACTGGCGCGCCATGTGGCTGGAACGCCTTGAAAACGAACCATTTTTGCCTGCGGTCTGGCTGCGTCACCAAAGGCGCGATACCTATTGGCAACACGGCTCGGTCTGCGAGGACTACAGCGCCATCAAGGCCAAGGTACTTGCCATCGGCGGCTGGGGGGATGCCTATAAAAACGCGGTGCCCCAACTGGTCGAAGGACTGCCCGGCGCCAAGGGCATTGTCGGGCCATGGGTGCATAAATACCCCCATTTCGCCGTGCCCGAACCGCGCATCGGTTTTCTGCAGGAGGCGCTGCGCTGGTGGGATCACTGGCTCAAGGATATCGACACCGGAGTGACGCAGGACCCTGACTACCGCGCCTACATCATGGACGGCGCGCGCCCGCAGCGCTGGTATACCGAACGCCCGGGCCGCTGGGTGGCGGAGGAATATGGCGCGACAACCCATATCCCCCATCGCTCCCTGCATCTGACGAACAACGGGCTGTCGGATGGGGCCGGTGCCTTGCGGGCAGAGGTCTCATCGCCACAGGATTGCGGTGCGGAATCCGGTGAATATTGCGCGATCTGGCTGGGGCCGGAAATGCCGGGTGATCAGCGGCGCGATGATACGCATTCCACCACGTTTGACAGCGCCCCGGCGGAGGATGACACGGATATCTTCGGCGCGCCGCGCATCACCTTGCGGCTGAGTTCTGACCAGCCACAGACGCAGATCGCCGTGCGGCTCAATCACGTGCATCCCGATGGTGCGACGACGCGCATCACATATGGCGTGATGAACCTGAGCCACCGCGACGGGCATGCCAACCCCAGCCATCTGACGCCGGGGGAACCGGTCCGTGTGGTTTTCCACCTCGATCATATCGCCTACCGGCTGCCCAAGGGTCACAAACTGCGGGTGTCCGTGTCGACAAACTACTGGCCGCTGATCTGGCCCGCACCGCAGGCGGCCCGGATCACGCTGCACAGCGGGACAATGAACCTGCCCGTGCGCCGCACCGCGCGGCGCGACGAATGCCAGTTCGGACCGCCGACCGCCGCTGAACCCTGGCAGGTCGAAACCCTGCGCGAGGCCAACAGCCTGCGACGCCGCGAAACGGACATGACCACAGGTATCGTATCGCTTGTCATCGAGGATGACTTCGGCAAGCTGCGCGATATTGAACATGGCCTGATCGCGGGTTCGGTTGCGCGCGAACGCTGGGATATTCACCCGGATGATCCCCTGTCGGCCAGCGGTACCTGCCATTGGACCGAGGAGATCGAACGGGACAACATACGCCTGCGTACGGAAACGCACAGCAAAATGTGGTGCGATGCCGACACGTTTTTCCTCTCTGCACGCATCGAAGCCTATGAGAACGACGAATGCATCTATGCACGTGATGTGTCGGACCAAATTCCGCGCGACCACATTTAG
- a CDS encoding glycerate kinase type-2 family protein — translation MTHQNTLVSLFEAGVMAVRGDSAVQHALSTDAVTDPPDQIIAVGKAATAMAIAAHEKFPNAPVLIVTKHGHADGAPAHAEIIEAAHPVLDQSSLRAGARMLDVVSRMAAGSHLLMLVSGGASALAEAPVEGLDLAGLKTKTTEMLGSGEDIHAMNRVRKTLSRVKGGKLLSNFSGAQVTSLAISDVEGDLLCVIGSGIADAPEDPPFSFTAQIVASNAIARQAVAQKATDQGLPVRSNEESLYHDIKTLGPRLGRAFVSGPAGVHIRGGEPTVILPPQPGRGGRNQALALLIAREIAGQSGIEVLVAGTDGTDGPTDAAGAIVDGETWDASGQDALDRADAGTWLDARGALLRTGPTGTNVMDLVIALKV, via the coding sequence ATGACACATCAAAACACATTGGTATCCCTGTTTGAGGCTGGCGTCATGGCGGTGCGGGGTGACAGCGCTGTGCAGCATGCGCTGTCAACGGATGCCGTGACCGATCCCCCCGATCAGATCATCGCCGTGGGCAAGGCCGCCACGGCCATGGCGATTGCGGCGCATGAGAAATTCCCCAACGCCCCTGTCCTGATTGTCACGAAACATGGCCACGCGGACGGTGCCCCCGCGCATGCGGAAATCATCGAGGCGGCGCACCCGGTACTGGATCAAAGCTCGCTGCGGGCCGGGGCGCGCATGCTGGATGTGGTGTCGCGCATGGCGGCTGGCAGCCATCTGCTGATGCTGGTGTCCGGTGGCGCCTCTGCCCTTGCCGAAGCCCCGGTCGAGGGGCTGGATCTGGCCGGGCTTAAGACGAAAACGACCGAAATGCTCGGCTCTGGCGAGGATATTCACGCGATGAACAGGGTGCGCAAAACCCTCAGCCGGGTAAAGGGGGGCAAGCTTTTGTCCAACTTCAGCGGCGCGCAGGTGACGAGCCTCGCGATTTCGGATGTGGAAGGCGATTTGCTCTGCGTCATCGGATCGGGGATTGCAGATGCGCCGGAGGATCCGCCCTTTTCCTTCACCGCGCAGATCGTCGCCAGCAACGCCATCGCCAGACAGGCCGTCGCGCAAAAGGCCACGGATCAGGGCCTGCCGGTCAGGTCGAACGAAGAGAGCCTTTATCACGACATCAAAACGCTCGGGCCCCGTCTCGGCCGCGCATTTGTGTCCGGGCCTGCGGGCGTGCACATCCGGGGTGGTGAGCCCACCGTGATCCTGCCGCCGCAGCCGGGACGCGGCGGGCGCAATCAGGCGCTCGCCCTGTTGATCGCGCGTGAAATCGCGGGCCAGTCGGGGATTGAGGTGCTGGTTGCAGGCACCGATGGCACGGACGGGCCGACCGATGCCGCCGGGGCCATTGTCGATGGCGAAACATGGGATGCCAGCGGGCAGGACGCGCTTGACCGCGCCGATGCAGGGACATGGCTGGACGCGCGCGGGGCGTTGTTGCGCACGGGGCCGACGGGCACAAATGTGATGGACCTCGTCATCGCGCTGAAGGTGTGA
- a CDS encoding ABC transporter substrate-binding protein codes for MNDELKHLSTRVTKGLMTRREFVGRAAALGVTAVVANAMLASAAKAAGPVRGGTIKLGASGGESTNTQDPALTASEVPLYNLRHWGETLVDVGADGNLEMRMAESVEGSSDAKRWVFKIRKGIPFSNGKEMTPEDVMLTMQRHSNEDSQSGALGIMRGIEDMSVDGDNFIVDLSTGNADLPYLMADYHLMIQPGGGMDNPAAGIGTGPYTIEFDEPGVRHGFKRRDDYWDADNRGFAEFSEQLVLNDATARTAALQSGQVHMINRVDPKVAALLDRAPNLTVKSTSGRGHYVFIMHVDTAPFDSNELRLALKYAINREEMVDKILRGYGSIGNDFPINASYPLFDDTIPQREHDIAKAAEHYKKSGHDGSPIILRTADGAFPGAVDAAALFQQSAQAAGIPLEIKREPNDGYWSEVWNVQPFCASYWGGRPVQDQMYSTAYLSTADWNDTRFKVPEFDEKLLAARAEIDEGKRKAIYSEMAMMLRDEGGLILPMFNDFVGAIASNVGGWVDDPNGPLMNNKAPIKCWLTDA; via the coding sequence ATGAACGACGAACTCAAGCACCTTAGTACACGTGTGACCAAAGGGTTGATGACCCGCCGCGAATTCGTGGGGCGCGCGGCAGCGCTTGGTGTCACAGCCGTGGTCGCTAATGCCATGCTTGCGAGCGCTGCAAAGGCAGCAGGCCCCGTGCGCGGCGGCACGATCAAACTGGGCGCTTCGGGCGGCGAGAGCACGAACACACAGGATCCGGCCCTGACCGCCTCGGAAGTGCCGCTCTACAACCTGCGCCACTGGGGCGAGACGCTCGTGGATGTCGGCGCTGACGGAAATCTTGAGATGCGCATGGCCGAAAGCGTGGAAGGCTCATCTGACGCCAAGCGCTGGGTGTTCAAAATCCGCAAGGGCATTCCGTTCTCAAACGGCAAGGAGATGACCCCAGAAGATGTGATGCTGACCATGCAGCGCCACTCCAACGAAGACAGCCAGTCGGGCGCCCTCGGCATCATGCGCGGCATCGAGGATATGTCCGTGGATGGCGACAACTTCATCGTTGATCTGAGCACCGGCAATGCGGATTTGCCCTACCTGATGGCCGACTACCACCTGATGATCCAGCCCGGTGGCGGCATGGACAATCCCGCTGCGGGCATCGGCACCGGCCCCTACACCATCGAATTCGACGAACCCGGCGTGCGTCACGGTTTCAAGCGGCGCGATGATTATTGGGATGCGGACAACCGTGGCTTTGCCGAATTTTCCGAGCAACTGGTGCTGAACGACGCAACCGCGCGCACCGCAGCCCTGCAGTCGGGGCAGGTACATATGATCAACCGCGTGGACCCCAAGGTGGCGGCCCTTCTGGACCGTGCGCCCAATCTCACCGTGAAATCGACGTCAGGGCGCGGGCACTACGTGTTCATCATGCATGTGGACACGGCCCCGTTTGACAGTAACGAGCTGCGCCTTGCCCTGAAATACGCCATCAACCGCGAGGAGATGGTCGACAAGATCCTGCGCGGCTATGGTTCCATCGGCAATGATTTCCCGATCAATGCCAGCTATCCACTGTTTGATGACACGATCCCGCAACGCGAGCATGACATTGCCAAAGCAGCGGAGCACTACAAGAAATCCGGCCATGACGGATCGCCCATCATCCTGCGCACGGCCGATGGCGCCTTCCCCGGTGCGGTCGATGCTGCCGCCTTGTTCCAGCAATCCGCGCAAGCCGCTGGTATTCCACTGGAAATCAAGCGCGAGCCGAATGACGGCTATTGGTCCGAAGTCTGGAATGTGCAGCCCTTCTGTGCCTCCTATTGGGGCGGTCGCCCGGTGCAGGACCAGATGTATTCGACGGCCTATCTGTCGACTGCGGACTGGAACGACACGCGTTTCAAGGTGCCGGAGTTCGACGAAAAACTGCTGGCCGCCCGCGCCGAAATCGACGAGGGCAAGCGCAAGGCCATCTATTCGGAAATGGCCATGATGCTGCGCGACGAAGGCGGGCTGATCCTGCCGATGTTCAACGATTTCGTCGGGGCTATTGCCAGCAACGTGGGCGGTTGGGTCGATGATCCGAACGGTCCGCTGATGAACAACAAGGCACCGATCAAATGCTGGCTGACGGACGCTTAG
- a CDS encoding DUF2927 domain-containing protein: MRQANLILRWGVALAALLAVAACDMPLRSSATPKARPAGLGQPAIQPTSEKSAALRSYFVQVQAAQLRQGLLREDGGGPDTPFTPDMLARNFEDIVFYNEYASALQGRGGESPLRRWEGPVRIDTIFGAGVPPSVRKAEDARIRDYARRLGRITAHPVNTLGPSNFIVIVAGEDDRDAALNTAAARISGITARSLDPLRDLGRDTYCAVAAYASGADANTYTAAVAVIRAENPDLLRLSCIHEELAQGLGLANDSRDARPSIFNDDDEFALLTAHDELLLKMLYDPRLKTGMSAAEAAPITRIIARELTNSGPL, from the coding sequence ATGCGACAGGCAAATCTCATACTGCGCTGGGGCGTGGCTTTGGCCGCGCTCCTTGCCGTTGCAGCTTGTGATATGCCGCTCAGGTCCAGCGCCACCCCCAAGGCGCGCCCGGCAGGTCTGGGCCAGCCTGCGATCCAGCCAACCTCGGAAAAAAGTGCCGCGCTGCGCAGTTATTTCGTGCAGGTACAGGCGGCGCAACTCAGGCAGGGATTGCTGCGTGAGGATGGCGGTGGGCCGGACACGCCCTTTACCCCGGATATGTTGGCGCGCAACTTTGAAGACATCGTGTTTTACAACGAATATGCCAGTGCCTTGCAGGGGCGTGGCGGGGAAAGCCCGCTGCGCAGATGGGAAGGTCCGGTGCGCATTGATACGATTTTCGGCGCAGGCGTGCCGCCCTCCGTGCGCAAGGCGGAGGATGCGCGCATCCGTGACTATGCCCGCCGGCTGGGGCGCATCACAGCTCATCCGGTCAACACACTCGGCCCGAGCAATTTCATTGTGATCGTTGCCGGCGAAGATGATCGTGACGCGGCCCTGAACACGGCTGCCGCGCGCATCAGTGGCATCACCGCCCGGAGCCTTGACCCCTTGCGCGACCTTGGCCGCGACACCTATTGCGCGGTGGCCGCCTATGCCTCGGGCGCGGATGCCAACACCTATACCGCCGCCGTGGCCGTGATCCGGGCCGAAAACCCGGACCTTTTGCGCCTGAGCTGCATCCACGAAGAGCTTGCGCAGGGGCTTGGGCTGGCCAATGACAGCCGCGATGCGCGCCCTTCGATCTTCAACGATGACGATGAATTCGCGCTTTTGACCGCGCATGATGAGCTGTTGCTGAAAATGCTCTACGATCCGCGCCTCAAAACCGGCATGAGCGCCGCCGAAGCCGCGCCGATCACACGGATCATCGCACGTGAATTGACCAATTCCGGCCCCTTGTAG